Proteins encoded within one genomic window of Thioploca ingrica:
- a CDS encoding sensory transduction histidine kinase — protein sequence MATNNRSVVTPSLGNILIVDDDPIAVRFLANILKDNGYTVRVALNAELTFKTLTAKLPDLILLDVKLPDVNGFEICRQLQAVERYRLIPIIFISALEDTADKVRGFQVGGIDYITKPFAPEEVLARVKTHLTACFTQEQLVITNKQLQQQIVKHEQAKNELYQLQAFYATILENIVDGVWVTDKNDYIYYANHGMEIIAGLSSQHITGIRLLLDLPEETIKFFRPYYLEAKDTLKPVYYDKVAVKTPVGRPSYQSGWLIPLKKNGEFNGMICTVADVTERKLTADEIKRYQMHLEELVAERTVELNNANNRLKQEITERKRTERALRESEEKFRRIYAESPLGIALYDSEGQLLNINQSCLKIFGLTTADQAKDFNLFEDFAIPTAMLKPLYQGNTIRYETLFDCNRIKTLNPTSKSESIYLDILITLLNLNETETTVSGYLVQLIDITERKQNETLLKQAKETAESANQAKSEFLANISHEIRTPLNAIIGFSELLASLIMDRNQAGYLDSIQSAGKSLLTLINDVLDLSKIEAGRLEIQYEPTNLYTIFNELKQIFALKIAEKNLEFIIDIDDTLPPILLIDETRLRQVLLNLVGNALKFTDEGYIKLSVRPIYQAEYPQQIDLILAVADTGIGIPPGQQQMIFESFRQQDGQSTRKYGGTGLGLAITKRLVEMMNGRISVSSCVGAGSVFEIILSAVQVEPVENTVDLTESVIDLRQIWFETATVLVVDKIESHRQPISEWLSQVNLEVIEATNGQQALLLAQRHHPDLILMDINLPDMNGYETTQQLKTNPVTLDIPVIALTDSITLDAELMAHQAHFDGYLYKPINIYDLFKMLSQYLKYIKKTYIDLIPQVQLKNIAIENRAKLPELISELNQIVPTWQQLSRVMEMEAITHFADQIAQLGEIYQVLYLVHYGEKLCHLTQTFDITNLNKVLSEFPKMVAQLKAIV from the coding sequence ATGGCGACGAACAACCGCTCTGTGGTAACACCCTCTCTAGGAAATATCTTAATTGTTGATGATGATCCGATTGCCGTCCGTTTTTTGGCTAACATCCTGAAGGATAATGGTTATACCGTGCGAGTTGCGCTCAATGCTGAACTCACTTTTAAAACTTTAACCGCCAAGTTGCCGGATTTAATCTTACTGGATGTTAAATTACCTGACGTCAATGGTTTTGAGATTTGTAGACAATTACAAGCGGTAGAACGTTATCGACTTATTCCCATTATCTTCATCAGTGCCTTAGAAGATACGGCTGATAAAGTGAGGGGATTTCAAGTCGGTGGGATTGATTACATTACCAAACCGTTTGCCCCAGAAGAAGTATTAGCTCGAGTTAAAACTCACCTCACGGCCTGTTTTACCCAAGAACAACTGGTTATAACGAATAAACAATTGCAACAACAAATTGTTAAACACGAACAGGCCAAAAATGAATTGTATCAACTGCAAGCGTTTTACGCGACTATTTTAGAAAATATCGTTGATGGCGTTTGGGTAACCGACAAAAATGACTACATTTATTATGCTAATCACGGGATGGAAATCATTGCGGGTCTATCTAGTCAACACATCACTGGAATTCGGCTTTTGCTCGATCTGCCAGAAGAAACGATTAAATTTTTCCGACCTTATTATTTAGAAGCCAAAGATACCCTCAAACCCGTTTATTATGACAAAGTAGCTGTAAAAACGCCGGTCGGACGACCTAGTTATCAATCCGGGTGGTTAATTCCTTTAAAGAAAAACGGCGAATTTAATGGCATGATTTGTACGGTAGCTGATGTCACTGAGCGTAAATTGACAGCAGATGAAATCAAGCGTTATCAAATGCATCTAGAAGAATTAGTGGCAGAACGCACCGTAGAACTCAACAATGCGAATAACCGACTTAAACAAGAAATTACCGAACGTAAACGCACTGAAAGAGCCTTACGCGAGAGTGAAGAAAAATTTAGACGGATTTATGCAGAATCACCGCTGGGTATAGCACTTTACGATTCAGAGGGTCAGTTATTAAATATCAATCAATCCTGTTTAAAAATATTTGGTTTAACCACGGCTGATCAAGCCAAAGATTTCAACCTTTTTGAGGATTTTGCTATTCCAACTGCCATGCTCAAGCCACTCTATCAAGGGAACACGATTAGATACGAAACGCTGTTTGACTGTAACCGCATTAAAACCCTGAACCCCACTTCTAAATCAGAGTCTATCTATCTTGATATCTTAATTACCTTATTAAATTTGAATGAAACTGAAACGACAGTCAGTGGTTATTTAGTCCAACTGATTGATATCACTGAGCGTAAACAGAATGAAACCCTTCTAAAACAAGCCAAAGAAACGGCCGAATCGGCTAACCAAGCTAAAAGTGAATTTCTAGCTAATATCAGTCACGAAATCCGAACTCCCTTAAATGCGATTATTGGTTTTAGTGAATTATTAGCTTCACTCATTATGGATAGAAATCAAGCCGGTTATCTCGATTCGATTCAATCGGCCGGTAAAAGTTTATTAACTTTAATCAATGATGTCCTTGACCTTTCCAAAATTGAAGCCGGTCGGTTAGAGATCCAATATGAACCCACTAACCTCTATACTATCTTTAATGAATTAAAGCAGATTTTTGCGCTAAAAATAGCTGAAAAAAATTTAGAATTTATCATTGATATTGATGATACTTTACCACCCATCTTGCTGATAGATGAAACTCGATTGCGGCAAGTATTGCTTAATTTGGTGGGTAATGCCCTCAAATTTACCGATGAGGGTTATATTAAATTGAGTGTTCGCCCAATTTATCAAGCAGAATATCCGCAACAAATTGATCTCATTTTGGCGGTAGCTGATACCGGAATTGGTATTCCTCCCGGTCAGCAACAAATGATTTTCGAGTCTTTTCGCCAGCAAGATGGTCAAAGTACCCGCAAATACGGTGGTACCGGACTCGGATTAGCGATTACTAAACGCTTGGTAGAAATGATGAATGGCCGGATTTCGGTTTCCAGTTGTGTTGGTGCTGGTAGTGTTTTTGAAATTATTTTAAGCGCTGTTCAAGTTGAACCGGTTGAAAACACAGTGGATCTGACTGAGAGCGTGATTGATCTCCGGCAGATTTGGTTTGAAACGGCGACGGTATTAGTGGTCGATAAGATTGAATCTCACCGTCAACCTATCAGTGAATGGTTATCTCAAGTCAATTTGGAAGTTATCGAAGCAACCAATGGCCAACAAGCTTTATTATTAGCACAACGACATCATCCCGATCTCATTTTAATGGATATTAACCTACCCGATATGAATGGCTATGAAACGACGCAGCAACTGAAAACCAATCCGGTGACCTTAGATATACCGGTGATTGCGCTAACCGATTCTATCACTTTAGATGCTGAATTAATGGCACATCAAGCTCATTTTGATGGTTATTTATATAAGCCAATTAATATTTACGATCTATTTAAAATGTTATCACAATATTTAAAATACATCAAAAAAACCTATATTGATCTGATTCCTCAAGTACAATTAAAAAATATAGCCATTGAAAATAGAGCTAAATTACCGGAACTAATAAGTGAATTAAACCAAATTGTCCCCACTTGGCAACAACTTTCTCGAGTGATGGAAATGGAAGCAATAACTCATTTTGCCGACCAAATAGCACAATTAGGTGAAATCTATCAGGTACTCTATTTAGTTCATTATGGAGAAAAGTTATGTCATCTCACCCAAACATTTGATATAACTAATCTAAACAAAGTATTAAGTGAATTTCCTAAAATGGTAGCACAGTTAAAGGCAATCGTTTGA
- a CDS encoding sensor protein, with product MKGQLIIFGLPEKTKVFSIIWMLSLLLSSFWIDNTFSQEAPLTARKLIVGSELDYPPFALVNNQGEADGFSVDLFKAVAQVMGLNIEFRVGAWNEVRHALEQGEIDALPLVSYSEEREKVFDFTTPYLRGDAAIFIRTGDEPIHSEVELYHKTVIVMQADATHDYLLKQPAHEHLILAKTVAQAMRRLSAGEGDCTLVPRLVGLVTAKKFNLTNLKITGPLIIVHGRGYGFAVKEGNEILQATLNQGLSIIKATGQYDAIYDHWFGVVDPRGFTREELYQYAAMVTSVFVFILAVALLWSWSLKREITQRQQTEVQLQTTNFELLQAKETAETANRAKSIFLANMSHELRTPLHAILGFSQLMERDPTIISEHREHVKIINRSGEHLLSLINDVLEMSKIEAGHITLNAESIDLHQLLQNIAEMMRIRAESKNLQFIIEYEPHLPQFIMIDAGKLRQILINLIGNAIKFTEAGGVSFRVQAHEQPTTTAAQVRYDLVIEIEDSGIGIAAAYQETIFEAFIQVGHYQLNSQGTGLGLPITRHYIRLMGGDIQVISQVGEGSVFKFHLPITLADKGQIETPLNYQRVVKLAPGQIIPQILVVEDNRDSRLLLKKFLLKAGFEVQEAVHGEEAIQVFQQWHPDLIWMDMRMPVMDGYTATQRIKALPGGKETIIIALTASAFETQRQEVFASGCDDFVRKPYRDNKIFELMAKHLNIKYIYENETRLEELVYPNPIESKLIVNPDTLALIPQPLQQQFWQALQELDIDAIFSVINHIGEYNAILAQQMKIYAHNFQYEQLANLLKLNPD from the coding sequence GTGAAAGGCCAGTTGATAATATTTGGTTTACCAGAAAAAACTAAGGTATTCAGCATAATATGGATGTTATCGCTATTACTTTCTAGTTTTTGGATTGACAATACTTTTTCTCAAGAAGCTCCCCTAACGGCAAGAAAACTTATCGTTGGCAGTGAACTAGATTATCCTCCGTTTGCTTTGGTAAATAACCAAGGCGAAGCGGATGGTTTTAGTGTCGATTTATTTAAAGCGGTTGCTCAAGTGATGGGACTCAACATTGAATTTCGGGTGGGAGCTTGGAATGAAGTCCGTCATGCTTTAGAACAGGGAGAAATTGATGCTTTACCCTTAGTTTCTTATTCGGAAGAAAGAGAAAAGGTTTTTGATTTTACAACGCCTTATCTACGTGGTGATGCGGCGATTTTTATTCGTACTGGAGATGAGCCTATTCACTCAGAGGTTGAATTGTATCATAAAACGGTCATCGTTATGCAGGCAGATGCCACTCACGATTACTTACTTAAGCAACCTGCTCATGAACACTTAATTCTAGCTAAAACGGTAGCCCAAGCCATGCGCCGACTCTCAGCAGGAGAAGGAGACTGTACCTTAGTTCCAAGGTTAGTTGGTTTGGTAACCGCTAAAAAATTTAACTTGACTAATTTGAAAATAACCGGTCCCTTGATTATTGTTCATGGGCGCGGCTATGGTTTTGCGGTTAAAGAGGGCAATGAAATATTGCAGGCCACTCTCAATCAAGGCTTAAGTATTATTAAGGCCACTGGCCAATACGATGCCATTTATGACCACTGGTTTGGGGTAGTGGATCCGCGCGGTTTTACTCGAGAGGAACTTTATCAGTATGCCGCTATGGTGACCAGTGTGTTTGTGTTCATTCTAGCCGTAGCGTTATTATGGTCATGGTCTTTGAAAAGAGAAATTACACAACGTCAACAAACCGAGGTTCAGCTACAAACGACTAATTTTGAATTACTCCAGGCTAAAGAAACGGCAGAAACAGCTAATCGAGCTAAAAGCATTTTCTTAGCGAATATGAGTCATGAGTTGCGTACCCCACTCCACGCCATTCTCGGGTTTTCGCAATTAATGGAACGTGATCCAACTATCATCTCAGAACACCGAGAACATGTGAAAATTATTAATCGCAGTGGTGAACATCTACTGTCTTTGATTAATGATGTATTAGAAATGTCTAAGATCGAAGCGGGTCATATTACCTTGAATGCAGAAAGTATTGATCTTCACCAATTATTGCAAAATATTGCCGAGATGATGCGAATTCGTGCTGAAAGCAAAAATCTCCAATTTATCATAGAATATGAGCCACACTTGCCGCAATTTATTATGATCGATGCGGGTAAATTGCGGCAAATACTCATTAACTTAATTGGTAATGCGATTAAATTTACTGAGGCCGGTGGGGTTAGTTTTCGTGTTCAAGCGCATGAGCAGCCAACGACAACCGCTGCCCAAGTCAGATATGATTTGGTGATTGAAATTGAAGATTCCGGGATCGGTATTGCTGCCGCCTATCAAGAAACTATTTTTGAAGCATTTATTCAAGTAGGACATTATCAACTGAATTCCCAAGGAACGGGTTTAGGACTGCCTATTACACGTCATTATATTCGTTTAATGGGGGGAGATATTCAAGTTATCAGCCAAGTTGGTGAGGGTTCCGTGTTTAAATTTCACTTGCCAATCACTTTAGCGGATAAAGGTCAAATCGAAACGCCGCTCAATTATCAACGGGTAGTGAAACTAGCACCGGGTCAAATTATTCCGCAGATTTTGGTGGTTGAAGATAACCGAGACAGCCGGTTATTATTAAAAAAATTTTTACTCAAAGCCGGTTTTGAAGTACAAGAGGCTGTTCATGGTGAGGAAGCGATCCAAGTTTTTCAACAGTGGCATCCGGACTTGATTTGGATGGATATGCGAATGCCGGTCATGGATGGTTATACAGCAACTCAACGAATTAAAGCCCTGCCTGGCGGTAAAGAAACTATCATCATTGCTTTGACAGCCAGCGCGTTTGAAACCCAGCGGCAAGAAGTTTTCGCCAGTGGTTGCGATGATTTTGTTAGAAAACCCTATCGAGATAATAAAATTTTTGAATTAATGGCTAAACACTTAAATATCAAATATATTTATGAAAATGAAACGCGGTTAGAAGAATTAGTTTATCCTAATCCTATTGAGTCCAAGCTGATTGTGAATCCCGACACGTTAGCGCTGATTCCGCAACCGTTACAGCAACAATTTTGGCAGGCGCTTCAAGAATTGGATATCGATGCCATTTTTTCGGTTATTAACCATATCGGCGAATATAATGCCATTTTAGCCCAACAAATGAAAATCTATGCACATAATTTTCAATATGAACAATTAGCCAATTTACTCAAATTAAACCCTGACTAA
- a CDS encoding ferritin-like domain containing protein, whose translation MIGKKMAEALNNQVNREFYSAYFYLSMSAYGDFLGLKGFASWFMTKNLEETQHALKIYKYLLDQGVQINLLPVAQPPATFESPLAMFEITLAHEQGVTQNFNELIELAMTEKDYATQIFLQWFITEQIEEEATVAEIIHKIKLIGGKGDGLFMIDNQLKQMAAQMNLAAVTATT comes from the coding sequence ATGATCGGTAAGAAAATGGCCGAAGCACTGAACAACCAAGTTAACCGTGAATTTTATTCCGCTTATTTCTATTTATCCATGTCCGCTTATGGTGATTTTCTAGGGCTAAAAGGTTTTGCGAGTTGGTTTATGACCAAAAATTTGGAAGAAACCCAACATGCCCTGAAGATTTATAAATACCTGCTTGATCAAGGCGTGCAAATTAATTTGTTACCGGTTGCTCAACCACCGGCTACCTTTGAGAGCCCATTGGCAATGTTTGAAATTACCTTAGCGCATGAACAGGGTGTTACCCAAAATTTCAATGAATTGATTGAACTGGCGATGACGGAAAAAGACTATGCTACCCAAATTTTCTTACAATGGTTTATTACCGAACAAATTGAAGAAGAAGCGACCGTCGCAGAAATTATCCATAAAATTAAGCTGATTGGTGGCAAAGGGGATGGTTTATTTATGATTGATAACCAACTTAAACAAATGGCTGCCCAAATGAATCTAGCTGCCGTAACAGCAACGACTTGA
- a CDS encoding amino acid-binding protein, whose amino-acid sequence MTQWFMLTLVGKDQIGIVAKVTTALYQGGCHLGEASMLRMDGNFTIMLMVHFPGTEATLTALLAPVADELQLHIHLDRSVGEHATRQEPDVQISVHSADRAGIVAQVTSVLAAAGLNILDLESDIGGSANNPFYIMQIEGIATRGIAALQQALQTWRQTSEQPIEVRLTPITAEIF is encoded by the coding sequence ATGACACAATGGTTTATGTTAACTTTGGTAGGAAAAGATCAAATCGGTATTGTTGCCAAAGTAACCACCGCTTTGTATCAGGGTGGTTGCCATTTAGGTGAAGCTTCTATGCTTCGCATGGATGGTAATTTTACGATTATGCTTATGGTTCATTTCCCAGGAACTGAAGCTACATTAACCGCATTATTAGCACCGGTGGCTGACGAATTACAATTACACATCCACCTCGATCGCAGTGTCGGTGAACACGCTACCCGCCAAGAACCGGATGTTCAAATCAGTGTGCATAGTGCTGATCGTGCCGGTATTGTTGCCCAGGTTACTTCGGTGTTAGCGGCGGCGGGATTGAATATCCTTGATTTAGAATCTGATATTGGCGGCAGTGCTAATAATCCATTCTATATTATGCAAATTGAAGGAATTGCTACTCGTGGGATAGCCGCACTTCAACAGGCACTACAAACCTGGCGTCAAACGAGTGAACAACCCATTGAAGTTCGTTTAACACCTATTACAGCGGAAATTTTTTAA
- a CDS encoding peptide deformylase, with protein sequence MAILEILTYPDPRLKMIAEPITEFNAALAILIANLEETMRAAPGGVGIAAPQVGILQRLVIVDVSAKPKLKHHGRLILINPEISHWEGFAIGREGCMSVPDYTGNVVRAEQIELSAQDETGAMQHYKMEGYEARAVQHELDHLDGILFIDRLISRRHDLFRRKIYQN encoded by the coding sequence ATGGCTATCTTGGAGATTTTGACCTATCCCGATCCACGCTTAAAAATGATTGCTGAACCCATTACTGAATTCAATGCGGCGTTAGCGATCCTAATTGCTAACCTGGAAGAAACCATGCGTGCTGCTCCTGGTGGGGTTGGTATTGCAGCGCCTCAGGTGGGGATATTACAACGGCTTGTTATTGTCGATGTTTCTGCTAAACCGAAACTTAAACATCACGGCAGACTGATATTAATTAACCCAGAAATTAGTCATTGGGAAGGTTTTGCCATCGGTAGAGAAGGTTGTATGTCTGTTCCCGACTATACCGGTAACGTCGTGCGTGCAGAGCAAATTGAACTGTCGGCACAAGATGAAACGGGAGCAATGCAACACTATAAAATGGAAGGTTATGAAGCACGAGCAGTTCAACATGAATTGGATCATCTCGATGGGATATTGTTCATTGATCGGCTCATCAGCCGCCGACATGATTTGTTTCGTCGTAAGATCTATCAAAATTAG
- a CDS encoding class II pilin PilE: MFKYKQEGFTLIELMIVVAIIGILAAVAIPAYQDYIKKSKVSEANTLYDGFKTEIMNAYSDKGEYPTFDELKAGGVVWKGTYVTGTYTGDKVGPPQVCFTVLGFDTGKDSIGWKYIPSTTDPTQKVWGCKAAESGCTTIDNKYLPKNCKT, encoded by the coding sequence ATGTTTAAATACAAACAAGAGGGTTTTACCCTTATCGAGTTGATGATCGTGGTGGCGATTATCGGTATTTTGGCGGCAGTGGCTATTCCGGCTTACCAAGACTACATCAAGAAGTCGAAGGTGTCGGAAGCGAATACGCTGTATGATGGGTTTAAGACTGAAATCATGAATGCTTATTCTGATAAAGGTGAGTATCCAACTTTTGATGAGTTAAAGGCTGGTGGTGTAGTTTGGAAGGGGACTTATGTCACAGGAACCTATACAGGCGATAAAGTGGGCCCACCACAAGTATGTTTTACTGTACTGGGATTTGATACAGGCAAAGATAGCATAGGTTGGAAATATATTCCGAGCACAACAGACCCGACCCAAAAAGTATGGGGTTGTAAAGCTGCTGAGAGCGGATGTACTACAATTGACAACAAATATCTTCCAAAGAATTGTAAGACTTAA